The Chanos chanos chromosome 6, fChaCha1.1, whole genome shotgun sequence genome includes a region encoding these proteins:
- the mybphb gene encoding myosin binding protein Hb, whose amino-acid sequence MPAKPAPIKKSPKAKKEEKKEEPAPEPAPAEAPPAEAPPAEAPPAEAPPAEAPPAEEAAPAAAPEGEAPPAEAPPAEAPPAEEPKAPTPPPPEEAPADAAAAEAPPAEEVKPPTPPPPAEPTSEPLELTVDDVNDTSVTITWRPPATIGNSGLDGYTVEICKDGTSDWKAANEELTVSCRYVIKNQTTGDRLHIRVVAMNPGGRSPPATLPDPVVVREVVDRPKIRLPRFLRQRYVKNVGEKVNLVIPFHGKPQPVVSWTKNGQPLDHKKVNIRNSDKDSIFFIRQSVRDDSGTYEMTVKVDSFEDKASFVLQIVELPGPPASVKIVDTWGFNVALEWTPPTDNGNTEITGYTIQKADKKTGDWYTIVEHYHRTNATISDLIMGNTYTFRVFSENKCGRSEDAAVTKTSATIQKTGIDYKPPEYKEHDFSEAPKFTTPLTDHATTVGYNATLLCAVRGFPKPKIEWMKNQMIIGDDPKFRQINNQGICSLEIRKPGNFDGGVYSCRAKNALGEAIVTCKLEIKQPVIADADKK is encoded by the exons ATGCCAGCTAAACCAGCCCCAATCAAAAAATCGCCGAAGgcaaagaaggaggagaagaaggaagaacCTGCACCTGAGCCTGCCCCGGCAGAGGCACCTCCAGCCGAGGCTCCTCCAGCAGAAGCTCCTCCAGCAGAGGCACCTCCAGCAGAAGCTCCTCCAGCAGAAGAGGCTGCTCCCGCTGCAGCCCCTGAAGGCGAAGCTCCTCCCGCTGAAGCTCCTCCCGCTGAGGCCCCACCAGCGGAGGAACCCAAAGCACCTACACCCCCTCCACCTGAAG AGGCGCCCGCTGATG CTGCAGCTGCAGAAGCCCCACCAGCTGAGGAAGTCAAACCTCCTACGCCACCTCCTCCTGCAG AGCCCACCAGTGAGCCTCTGGAGCTGACAGTCGATGATGTGAACGACACATCAGTCACCATCACCTGGAGGCCTCCTGCCACTATTGGAAACTCTGGTCTTGATGGATACACTGTTGAAATCTGCAAGGATGGAA CCAGCGATTGGAAGGCAGCAAATGAGGAGCTGACTGTGTCCTGCCGCTATGTTATCAAAAACCAGACTACCGGGGACCGCCTGCACATCAGGGTGGTGGCTATGAACCCTGGCGGCCGTAGCCCCCCTGCCACTCTACCCGATCCCGTCGTTGTAAGGGAGGTTGTGG ACCGCCCCAAAATCCGACTGCCTCGTTTCCTCAGACAGAGGTATGTCAAGAACGTTGGGGAGAAGGTCAACCTCGTCATTCCCTTCCAC GGCAAACCTCAGCCTGTGGTCTCCTGGACCAAGAATGGCCAGCCTCTCGACCATAAGAAGGTCAACATTCGCAACAGTGACAAGGACAGCATCTTCTTCATCCGTCAGTCCGTGAGAGATGACTCCGGCACGTATGAGATGACCGTGAAGGTTGACAGCTTTGAGGACAAAGCCTCCTTTGTCCTGCAGATTGTTG AGTTGCCTGGACCCCCTGCCAGCGTGAAGATTGTGGACACTTGGGGCTTCAATGTTGCCTTGGAATGGACTCCTCCCACGGACAATGGAAACACAGAAATTACTGGCTACACAATTCAGAAGGCAGACAAAAAGACTGGG GACTGGTACACCATTGTGGAGCATTACCACAGGACAAATGCCACCATCTCAGACCTCATCATGGGCAACACCTACACCTTCAGGGTCTTTTCAGAGAACAAGTGTGGGAGAAGTGAGGATGCCGCTGTTACCAAGACAAGTGCCACTATTCAGAAGACAG GTATTGATTATAAGCCTCCTGAGTACAAAGAGCATGACTTCAGCGAGGCTCCCAAATTCACCACCCCCTTGACAGACCACGCCACCACCGTCGGCTACAACGCCAcgctgctgtgtgctgttagAGGGTTCCCAAAG ccTAAGATCGAATGGATGAAGAACCAAATGATCATTGGTGATGACCCCAAGTTCAGGCAGATAAACAACCAGGGTATCTGCTCTCTTGAAATTCGTAAGCCTGGCAACTTTGACGGCGGTGTGTATTCATGCCGGGCCAAGAACGCGCTGGGAGAGGCTATTGTGACCTGCAAACTGGAGATCAAAC AGCCTGTGATTGCTGATGCTGATAAGAAATAA